The genomic interval TGATAgttaataaattaattatattaattgtTCTAAAATTATTGTGTAAATTTCCGTGTAAATATACAATGACACATGCTAGTAGTTTTGATGCAAAGTTTTTGCTTTTAGTTgagattgaatttttttttttgaaaaacttgtgtagatttaatcatttaaagtACCAAGatcaaaattttgaataaattGATATGAAATACCAAAATTTCCACGTAGAATACAATGAAGCATGGGTAAAATCCATTGGGTAAAAACCACACTATCTGGGTAataggagagaagagagagaagagagagaagagagagaaagagacatGCATGCAGAGGGATCAGAAGCGAGTGGGGACCACGCGGTCCTATCGTCCTGTGAATGTTACTGGAATCAAAGCGAGAAAAGATGTTACTTTTTCACCTCGGGAAGGTCATTTGTAACGTACCGTCCTTTCCGTCTGACACAGCACGATGATTCCAGGGGGTGTGGGTCCTTCTAAAGCTGACGGAGCTGACGACACCCCAACCCTATTGACGGACACCGTTTACTACAAGCGCCGCCCGGATCGGAAGTGCAGTGGAAGCGTAAGGGTTGTTGGTTTTTATaaaatttttctcttttccggtttttatataattcttttttaaaattttcatattcTAAGGACTCAATAATTTATGAGATAAATTAATATctaaaattgaataaaaactcgAAAAACATACGATTGAAGCCTCATTGAGGTTGAATGAGATTTGAAGATTTGTTTGAGCTTTTAGTTTTATGTGAGACAACAAAGGCATATAAGATTATaaatgagtttgatttgaagcAAGATACTAATTGAAACTAGATGAGTGAAAAATTAGTGTTATGAATTTTGGGGCTAGACTAGGATGCAGCtcagagggagagagagaatgcaAAATCATTCAGCTTTGGGGCGCGCCACTCATTGCAAAATGTAAATTTGATTCTACATACTTGGTTAATGTGATTTGAGAGATCACCATGTGTGCAATGAATTAAATGAGAGGTGATGTGTATTATTTGTGGTTAGCTACACTACTAGTATCATGTTAGTTATTGAAGTGTTTGTGTTATTTATTCTAGGTCATTACAAAATGTTTATTGAGCTCATTTTCTATcatattgttcttctataatgttaataatttatttgttgttttatataatatatgtttagatataattatatattattttattataatgTTTTCAAAACGTACCCGGTTCcaaacaaattcaaaaaaaaccgCTTACGCGCTTCCTCGTACCCTCTCCCTCGAATTAGAAGGTAATTTGGGAAATAGTTTTATTGTTAATCCGTGAATGTTTCCTCTGTTAGGGTATGCTCTTTTTATGACCACTAGTCTCGTACCAATGCGATGCACGCGTTTTGATCGCATGAGTTTACATAATTTTATTCCAGTATTTACATAATTCTAATTACCCTGATggatatttttaataaatcaTATTAATTAAGTATTTATAGTTTTACGTAATTATCTTGATGCCTTCTGTGAGGGTAAAACTACAAATGAGCATATAAGGAAGTTCATAGTTCAGTGATTTTATCAGGTATCCGTAGTAGAGATATCAATTGTCCAAAGATAATTATAATTACCTCACCATTAATAATTTGCCACGTGGATGTGTACGCGAGTTTCTAAATTCACTATTTTaccttcttgttttctttgtttgtttttttcccCTGAGGAATTTCTATTCTTCACTTCCTAACGTTCGGTTAAAGAATCTGGATATGATTCACTGATTGAGTCTTGTTATGGTTCTTGATCGTATTGGAATGGAGTTATTCATGTGGAATGATGAGCACAATAATGTTAATGATGAGGTCAATTGAGCTTCAACTCGACCTCATTCAATGAAAGAAGTTGATTATAATTTATACATGGACACTACTTAGGCCATGTTTGGTTCGCAGAATGGTGGGAAAAGAAACTACATCCTTTCAGGTGTTTGGAGGAATTGGAGGCAAATAGAAACAAGCTGGAAGGAAAAATGGCTCCAGAggattataaattttgttGAGAAAGTGACTTCACAACCAGCCCAAGGAGATAGTTCCCCTATAAGCTAAATGACATATCTTAACTATATTCCTGATCTTTTGAAGCCTTACAGTTCACCCCACCACAAATTATAAATATTCTACTCAAGTTGATTAGGTTTGAGACTCAAAAAATTGACCCTAAAGCATAATGTGTATAACTGTAAGGGATGGGGCTTATTAAGGGAAAAATTCAATGAGAAATTGAGTATTAAAAAGTGACTTGTTCTACCAAATCAAGTAGAAATTAGCCGAAGAAGATGTGCATGCAGAATCATGGCTTGAAAAAGGAGCACATAAATGAAAACAACTGCAAGGTTTAGAACCCAGAAAACAGAAAGAGAAGGGGGAGGAGGATGTTGGTGTTGGGTCCCCAATCACATGCAAAGTGTTTTAGCATGAAATCACCCTCATCTGCAATTGTTCTTCTTCACATGCTCATTAAATGTGTACAATAATGTTTTAAAAGGGGGCCATACATATCTATATCATCCACCATTGTTCTCAATACCAAACTTGGCCTCTTGCTTCTTATGCATATCTTACTCTTTCACAATATATGACATCAAggttcaaaaaacaaaagatgatatcaatcatatcatagaatctttttttcgttttaagaaaagtatttttctttcttaagaAACAGATAATTGCACAGTAGCAATCATAGTGCAACCAAGCAATGTCGACAATAATAGATACGTGAAGTCTAGGATATATTATCTTACTTTTGATACCTACTAATTTGATCTCAACTCAGCATCACTAGAAAGTACTTCACTCTCGCATGAGCTTAATTCGCATGAGCACAGAATTGTGATAGGCATATCAGAATGATCATATGTTACAAATTCTCATAGAGGGCACTTGGAGAAGCAAATAGAGCTTGGAGGAAATGAGGGACGTCCACCCCTTAAGCCCCACCAAACTAGTTAACTATTGAGCATCGTGGGCGGCAGATAAAGAACCTAATTTACCAAAGCTCTATCGGAGAGAACTAAGATGAACAAGCCGACCAGATTGGATGCAAACCAAAGATGAAAGGAACTGAATAAAAATCCGTGTGTGGGACATGAAAGCCAAAACCAATATGACAGAAACAGCATGGCAAAGAAGCAAACAGAGAAAGcaacaaaagaaattcaaaGAAATATCCTTAGAGAGGTCACAAAATTTAAGCACTTATACATCAAACATTTAGCCCAACGTTATGTGTTCTAATTCTTATGGGGTATCAACCCAGCAATTGAACATGGTGAGGCTTGCCTGTCTCAAACCATAGAAATCAAGTCTTAATCAGCAAAAAATCCTTCAAAAAAGCTTTGAGTTCACTTATATGAAAATAGTACAATAAATTAAAAGTggtgtattgtatatagaTTTGTGTGAACTTTATTTAAATTCACGGACTTTTTAGAAACTCCACAAACTTTTAAAAAGTATACGGACTTTCATATAATTATCAAAATCACTGATTTCAACCACAGACTTTAGGCTGATATCTACAGACTTTTATTGATTCGAGAAATCCAGATAATTGATATTGATCGACTATCATAGATTTCTCAGTactcataaaaaaattgaaactaattttttattaGTTATGAAAATAATGTATGGTAACTGAATAATATGCACACCATGTCTCTAAAACTACAAGTCCACGGTTCTGTGATAATTTGCTTCACCCTGGGTGCGTCCAAAGTATCTAGATTGGTCATATATGTTCTCTGACGCTTCGTGGGTGCTATTAGACGGAGATTAATGCATCATAGAAAATGTTATAcggaataatttttttctaagtAAATTTATTGGTTGTGTCTATTACAGAAATACAAAATATTAGAGAATTTCAATTATTTAAGAAAATTTAAAGAAAACCCTTCAAAATTAATCTATTGATAAATACGTACTAAATAAATGGAAGTAAATAAATTGTTCAGAAAATTTCAAGCTAAAGAAGTCGGTGTTGATGACACATTGATATGATTAttattctctttttcttcttatgtATTTCTTTTATCatcattgtttttattgtttgcATTGAACATGTGTTCACATATGagaatgaggttttaataAGTGTAAATATACAAGGTAATAACATAacataaataagaaaaaataatcATGAGATCATAAGAATAAACATGGGCATAAATATGTTAGGTTGTAGGAAAAAGAATCGGTAAAGAtaagacaaaaagaaaataaagaaaaatgatggAGAATGAACGTCTTTAAATACAATATTGATAAAGTCCATGAAAATCTTTGGTTTAGAGGCTAGACAAAttttggattgtggtgttTATAATTAACACTACAAAATCCATGAAATtccatgagtttataattctataagtatgaatgatattttaaATATCTACATAATTCTATTCATTTTTTAAAGTTCGGATTGAATACTCCCAAACTTTCATGGATTTCATAATGACTTTTAAAAATTCTAATTAAATACACCTAGACTtgtattaataattaaaaatctATATTGAATACATCTAGACTTTTGAATTccataaatttatttaaactCCCACTAATTCCATATACAATACACCTCCTAAATTATTTGCTGTTAGTTTCTGGTTCAGAGTGTTTATCACGTCTAGCAGTCCGCTCTGGAGCTGTGCTATAAGTGAAAAATTAAATGAGTGTCGGCTGGTGGTGGGACGTCTGTACTATGAGAAACATGGACATCCAGATCAATAATATCAGTTCTGGTCGACATCTCATCATAATCTCCATGCAGAAAGCAGACATATGAGAAGTTGAAAACACATTTGGAGATTTGGTATGGTAAGGTATAAATTACTATGTGGTAAATGTTTATAGACTAATTACATAAGGAGGCAATAACTTCCTTGTTTCAATAATTGTTAATGGAAAAAGAATTGAACCGAATTATATAACTCAAAGTCTTGATTACGCGTGGAAGCATTACCGGAGGTGCTAATTCTTCCTAGCACTTTCAGATTTATGAAACTGTAGAAGCAAAGAGTTGGTTACTACAAATATCGAGCTCAAGGCCATCATCCCACCTGTCCAACCAAATATTCCATTAATATTCTAGACATGGAATTACTAGCAAATTGCAGAATCTATTTTTGTTGGATTCCAATTCATTCCTagcaaatataaaaaaaatgaatgaggAAATGATTTTACTCACCGGAAAGAGATGGCGTCATGGCAAAATCGTATTGCGGAAGCAGTACTCCTGCAGCTATGGGGATGGCAACTAAGTTGTATGCAACAGCCCAAGATAAATTTTGATACACTTTTGCCATCGTTGCCTGTGCAAGTTCCAGAGCATCTACAACCTGCCAGGAAGAGGTTCCTTGAATATTAAAGACATGGAGAAGCTCTTATGATTAGTTTTGTCGATGAGGACCGTAGAAATGACATACTTGTGATAACTTATTTCCAAGAAGTATAATCGATGCAGCATTAGAAGCAGCATTTTCTTGTCCCTCAATCTGAAGGGCAATCCCAACATCAGCAAGAGCCAAAGAAGGTGCATCATTTATGCCATCACCAACCTGCAAAAAAGTACAAATTTCAAGAAGAGGTATAGCAAATTTACGATTTATATGATCATGTCATGAGAATGAATCATTAAACAACCACTGCAATGAAAATCCACCGTCATATGGTTTATACCATTGGCTACTTTACCATTATCATCAGTTAATTCCATTGCTGAAATTTAGTAGAAAATCGATAGTGGAGTTGGGCATAGCTAAAAACATATGAAAAACAGGCTAAATAAAAGAACAAAAGGGagatgtttaccattgcaactCGATGCCCTGCAGCTTTAAGACTAGAAATAGCTCCAGATTTTCCCTGTGGAGTCAACGATGACTTGATATATTCTTTTTCTATTCCAACTGCTTTTGCTATAGTTGCAACTGCCTCTTCCCTGTCCCCAGAAAACAGGACAGTTTTGATACCCTTCTGCTGGAGTCTTCCAGTCAAAGCAAAAAAATTAGTCAGCACATCATGCAGAAAAAAATCTTAATGATTTGATAAGAATAGCGTATTAGGGAATTAAATACATcaaataacaacctaagaaTGCAAATTTAGTCCCCAACAAATGAGTACAATTAAGATGTGTGTTTATATCAGATATCTGTAGACCAAATAATCCTTGGTCATCTCAACATTCAAATCATCAACTGCCTACTGTATGTAATGAAACCACATCCACAATGGTAAACGTCGAGACCAAACCACCGTAACAATGTTTATTATGGTTCTATGAACACATAAAACATGGGTTGGATTACTTAGATAATATTATGACAGAAACAGAAGCATTGTTATGGTTTCCATGTCAACATTCACCAGAACGACAAGTAACAATACACATAAATCATTTACATGCACTCTGCACCTCAATGCTTAAAATGTGATGGAGATATTACCTAATTACAGTAAACTCAGCATCATGCCGCAGACTGTCAGATATTGCAATAGCACCAATGATACCTTCCCCTTCACGTCCAACATATACAATTGTTTTTGAATAATTTGAGGGTGTTATGCCTTCTGATGATTGACGCACTGCATGCTCTAAGTTCAAAATTTCAGATCGATCTGTTCTACTCTGGAACCGCTCATGAACCCATTCCATAGACCCCACTGCAACCAAAAGGCCATCTACTTCTGCTAATGTTCCAAAACCTGGTTCTGTTAATTGCCTTTTTGTGACTGGGATACTCAAGTCCAATGATTTTGCTTTATTTAAAATGGCAGTTGCAATTGGATGTGATGCAGTACTCTCTACAGCAGCAGCAATTTGAaggatttccaactctttataCTTGAAAGATGCAATGGTAGAAACAGCAGGCTTTCCTTCAGTGAGGGTTCCTGTCTGAAGGTTAAAGCTTAGAGTGAGATTCCAgagatgatttaattataaggTAGAGTATAATGACTCATCTCTTCAGAGCTAGTACAATGTGTATGAGTGAGcctgattatatatatgcaaatcTACCTTGTCTAAAGCAATATGATCTATACTGGCCAAGCGTTCCAATACGTCTGCTCCTCTCACAAGGAGTCCTTGCTTTGCTCCTGCTCATGTTTCAGTTCAAAATAACTAATATTAAAACTTTAAAAAAGTTCCTTAGTGTTATAGCTAGAAACATTATTAAAAGCATGCTCAACCACCAAATTAACATTGTCAAGGAGAACAGAAgtatgaaaaataaatatcCAATACCCAGCACAAGTTTCTCATAGATATAAAAACTCAACGTAAATATAATTGAAAATAGTAAACGATGTACCAAGAGAAGTGCCAACTAGGATTGCTGTGGGTGTGGCAAGACCCAGTGCACAAGGACAAGAAACCACCTGCAAAAAAAGAACTATTACTGTACGGAGAAACCCCAAGGCAAGAGTCCAATACCAgatctaattttatttaatttatgtgATAATTTTGACATGTATCCCTCACAAAATTAGAAACATCTTTTACTCTTTTAGTATCAATGCCAATCCAATATGAAATCAAAGAGTAATGCTACAGACACCACAATTCTAGATGCTATAACAAGATGGCTTTGACATCTGTAACTGAATTTCGGAGAAACTTTTGGTGCATCTAGTACTTTTCTCTGATTGGTTATCGCCTTGTCTACAACTGTGTCACATAATTTTTAACAATCATTGACCAGATCACCTAATTAAAGTCAATAATTCACAGATTAACAATGATTGGGGCCTTGGGGGTACTTATAATAATTCAGTTTGTTTACCATACTCACCAAAACATCTACAGCTAGTTTCAAGCTCAACAGCAAAGGATCTCCATCTGGCCCAGCAATATCATTGATCAAAACATCAGGGAAAATATGAGTTCCAATGTAGTACCTGGAATGAATTAGAGTATAAGCATGCCAAAAGAACCACAAGGCAATTACTGAAAGCACACAATGCCCTATATGTTGATTAGATTTATACAACTGTCCAAAACGTTAGGCCCATTGACTATAATGCCTTTTTTATAAACTTGTAATATGTGAAGGACAAGCACCACATACCAAAAGGCAAATGTTGTAGCTGAGAGAGTCATTATAGTGTAAACAAACGGTCCAGCTATTGAATCAGCTAGCCTTTGTATTGGTGCTTCATGGCCTTGAGCATCCTCAACCTGACATATAGGAAATGTATGCATTGTCTAATGAATAAAGATGCTAACTAATTAAGATGTCAAACAGAAACTTCCATGCATTGCAACCTGTGTTCCTatgaaaattaaacaaaagatttTCCTTGCACTGTTgcataaatatatatcttaatttcttatatgaatttagtgctttcTACACAAATGCAAGGTGTATGTCATCAGTAAAAGTAGTTCACTAACCATGCGAACAATCTTGGAAATCATTGAATTGGAGCCAGTTGAAGTTGCTTCAATCTTCAGAGGACCATCCtgaaatatataaacaatTCCGTTCTTACTTTACTATGCAGAGACTATAAATCCAATGTCATTAgcttattttcaaaataaagtattcttttcatttttctctattaggtaaagaagaaaaaacaacaGAAACTATAGGGATGAAAAAATTGTTCGAGCTCTTAATCTGATCAAAATATTCATTGTTGACCATGATGATATGGAACTCTGTCCAAGACAGAGGTGATAGTTGACTCAGAAAGCTCTATGTGATAGATgactaaaataaaaataaaaataaaaactaccaAAAATAAGCTATATGTGACATATCACCCTCATCATACCCAATTTATTGTTCCAGCTGAGACGGTAAGTTCTTTTTCCTTTAATACTGGAAGTGATTCTCCTGTGAGCATGGACTCATCCACAACACTTCTTCCAGCTAGAACTCTTCCCTGTGGAAGCAGTTTGTTTTCAGCAAAAATTCACCACAAAATATAAGTATCACAGTAATCTAAGCCACCAGTAGGAGTCTTTGGTCTAAATCAAAGACAAAAGCATATTAATTAACACATCTAAGGATTTACACCATTTCAGCAGAATTTTTCTAGTTTTTGCTCAAACTTTAATGGGTGAAGTCTATCCGGTAGGAGAAGTGGTTTAAATGCTTACATCCACGGGTATAGTTTCTCCTGGCAATACTAACACAGAATCTCCCACACGAACATCATCAGTAGGGACCTCAATGCAAATTGCATCCGAGCCAAGTACGGTGTCACTGGAGGAATCATTTTCTGAGGATGCAATTACAAGTCTTGATTGAGTGTTTATCAGTGACTGCCAAGCACATTCCAATCAAACATGTGTTCGTTATGCACCCCCATATTATATATCATGTTGAGTTTATATACTGGAGTTGTAGACATGAGTTACGTTCTAAATTACCAAGAGTTCATTCATATCACTAGATGCGCTGATCCTTGCCCTTTCTTCAAGAGAACGTCCTAGGAGCACAAAACCAAGAAGCATGACCTGCATACTAAAAGAAAGGAGGTTTCCATGAGTAATTCTCATGATCAGCCAAGGTGTGAAAATTTAACAACGCAGAGGTTGAAAGCAAATCAGTCACCGGCTCATCAAAAAAGGCTGCATCCCATTGAAGCTCAGGGTTAAGAAGCGAGACCTACAAGGTTCCAaaactaaaatttagaaaatatattaaataaataatcgGAACCATCTTACATTTAAGTATTGAGCtaagaaaataagaatgaATGCTAGTTTAAAGAAGAGAGACTGACAGCACTAATTGTAAAAGCAGCCAGGGATCCAAATCCCACAAGAGAATTCATATTGGGCGATCCCTTCCTAAAAGCCCTCAGACCATCAAAAAGCAAGTCTACAACAAATCAAATTTCACAATGTCAGGCTCCATAAGTGCACAAAACGCTATAAAGCCATAGTTAGCCCTTAATTTATAGAGCATCAGCACTTGAAAGATTGTAATTACAGAACAATGCAAGTAAAAACTAAGCGAAACCAACCTCGTCCGGGTCCCAACAAAGCTGCCATAGCCAAACCACCCTTCACATACGAATTATGTAGCACATCCATATACGATCCTGTAAACCAATCAACACAGACAAATAAATAATCGCGCTCGAAATCGACAGATAACAAATGAAACTCAACAGCATTGTAGTGATTAGATTACTACCATGAGCAATGTGAATCCCCATAGAATGCAAAATGTGGGAAGCGTGTGAACCACAGCACAAGGCCACAAGAGTCCAAGCCAACACGACCCGGTTCCTACTCTTCACCATcatctcctccttcttcttcaccaTCTCCTTCCACTTCCTCACACTCTCCGCCACTCCCGCCCCGGACGCCCTCCTCTTCGCCGCGAATCCGCACTCCGTCAGCCTCCCGGCCAAGCTCTccgccacctcctcctccgctcCCCCAGCCTCCGCCCTCAGCTTGACCGCCGCCGTCTCGGTCAACATGTTGACCGCCACCGAGTGGACCCGGTCGTCGGCGGACAGCACGGACTTGACACGCGAGACGCAGCCGCCGCACATCATCCCGGAGACGTCGAGCAGCACCGCAGCTTCCGCGTCGGCGGCGCGCGGCTCCTGCGCGATTGGATTCGGTGTGGACGCGGCGGGCTGCTGCAGGGAGCTGGAGAGAGTGAAATTAGGGTTGGAGTGGCGGACGCGGTGAGGGAAGCGGCGGCGTTGGGGGAGGTGAAGCTTGGAGTTGAGGAAGGCGGATCGGGGGGCATTGGAGGTGGCGGCGGAGCTGGAGAAGAGGTGCTTGGGGTCCGGCGAGAGTGAGTGTCTGATGAGAATAGTATTCATGATTGGAAATGTGAAGATTTGAGATGAGGGTGTTGAATATGAGAGAGGGATTGAAAGATGAGAGGAGATCTGAGACGACGATGACCGGTGAGGAAGGTAGAGGTGGTCGTTGAATTCCGAATAGATTATTTGGCGGTATGAAAAGGGCGGCTTGagtttgttatattttgacacgtCGGATTTCATTACCAACCTCTTAGCCAGGTTTTTGTCGCCTGGTGTGCGTGCTCACCTTGTTTAAAATGTGGTCAGTATTATGAAACTTTAACTAATTATTAGGACAAAATTGACCGACGATAATGAATTTATGAATTTTAGTTTACCTTTCGAGCATTTTCTGAactaataatattttaatcatattttcttttcgaGACATCTTTACGTATAGTGTGTATGTAGATTTATATGAATGAGTCATTGTAACGAACATATAAGCAAACATATAGATTATGCTTATATAATATAGAATACACCAGATACACATTGTTCGACATTTCTTTTTTGGGTAAAATGATTATGTCTATAGCTGGAGAATGTAAACATTTGACGTTTTCATTTTAAAAACTACGGCAATGGTGTGGATTATATTTTAGGGTGTGCAAATATCAATTccttaatatatatttgaatgcTACTTACTCTACTTAGTTGCTAATGCTCATGGAGATCATAATCTCTCCCTACAAGTAGTAAAATATTTTCATAGCTCCGTTTCCTCAGCATCACCTTGAACGCTCGGACCCCTTAGGGTTTCGAGTAGCGACAACAACAGCTTCCTTTCAGGGAGGTTGTCCGCTTGGGTAGGTCTAAGGGT from Argentina anserina chromosome 2, drPotAnse1.1, whole genome shotgun sequence carries:
- the LOC126782035 gene encoding copper-transporting ATPase PAA2, chloroplastic, with protein sequence MNTILIRHSLSPDPKHLFSSSAATSNAPRSAFLNSKLHLPQRRRFPHRVRHSNPNFTLSSSLQQPAASTPNPIAQEPRAADAEAAVLLDVSGMMCGGCVSRVKSVLSADDRVHSVAVNMLTETAAVKLRAEAGGAEEEVAESLAGRLTECGFAAKRRASGAGVAESVRKWKEMVKKKEEMMVKSRNRVVLAWTLVALCCGSHASHILHSMGIHIAHGSYMDVLHNSYVKGGLAMAALLGPGRDLLFDGLRAFRKGSPNMNSLVGFGSLAAFTISAVSLLNPELQWDAAFFDEPVMLLGFVLLGRSLEERARISASSDMNELLSLINTQSRLVIASSENDSSSDTVLGSDAICIEVPTDDVRVGDSVLVLPGETIPVDGRVLAGRSVVDESMLTGESLPVLKEKELTVSAGTINWDGPLKIEATSTGSNSMISKIVRMVEDAQGHEAPIQRLADSIAGPFVYTIMTLSATTFAFWYYIGTHIFPDVLINDIAGPDGDPLLLSLKLAVDVLVVSCPCALGLATPTAILVGTSLGAKQGLLVRGADVLERLASIDHIALDKTGTLTEGKPAVSTIASFKYKELEILQIAAAVESTASHPIATAILNKAKSLDLSIPVTKRQLTEPGFGTLAEVDGLLVAVGSMEWVHERFQSRTDRSEILNLEHAVRQSSEGITPSNYSKTIVYVGREGEGIIGAIAISDSLRHDAEFTVIRLQQKGIKTVLFSGDREEAVATIAKAVGIEKEYIKSSLTPQGKSGAISSLKAAGHRVAMVGDGINDAPSLALADVGIALQIEGQENAASNAASIILLGNKLSQVVDALELAQATMAKVYQNLSWAVAYNLVAIPIAAGVLLPQYDFAMTPSLSGGMMALSSIFVVTNSLLLQFHKSESARKN